The following DNA comes from Puniceicoccaceae bacterium.
ATCCTGGGTTCAGAGACAGCCTCCACCGTGAGTTCCCGCGGGATTTATCACTTCCCGGTGGTTGAGGGTAAGGGCATCACCCATGCGGATCTTCAATCCTCTTCCTACGATCTTGAGGCCTGCTCGTGGTCAAATGTACCCGAGGTAGATTTTGTGATGCAGGATGACAAACCCTGGGTGATCGGTGAGTTTGTCTGGACCGGATTTGACTATTTGGGCGAACCCACTCCTTACGACGAGTTTTGGCCGTCCCGAAGTTCCTATTTTGGCATATTGGATCTCGCCGGACTTCCCAAGGATCGCTACTACCTCTATCGCAGTCGGTGGAATCCGGAAGTCGAAACCCTGCACATCCTGCCGCACTGGAACTGGCCCGAGCGCCTTGGTGAAACAACGCCGGTGTTTGTGTATACGAACTATGATCGCGCAGAGCTCTTCCTGAACGGAGTAAGCCAGGGCATTCGGGAAAAGCATCGCAACGGTTCCCTGCAGGAGCGCTATCGTCTGATGTGGATGGACGTGAAGTATGAACCCGGCACGCTGGAGGTTGTGGCACTCGATGGGGATGGGAATGCACTGGCGCGACGACAGATGCACACGGCAGGTCCACCGCATTCGCTGCGACTGGAGGCGGATCGCACTGAGATTGTAGCCAACGGAAAAGATTTGAGTTTTGTCACTGTGAGTGTGGTGGATGCGGTTGGAAATCTGTGTCCACGGGCAGCTGCGCAATTGCATTTCCGCGTGACGGGTGCTGGTAGTTTTCGCGCAGTGTGCAATGGGGACGCCACCTCTCTGGAACTTTTTCATCTGCCAACGATGCAGACCTTCAGTGGGCAGCTGGTCGTGATCGTGGAGTCGGGAGAAGAGCCGGGTCCGATTCAGTTGGAAGTATGGGCGGATGACCTGCCGAAGCAGGTCATTGAGTTAACCGCGATTTGAGACGCTAACGGTTGAGTTCAGAGTCCCCGATCCCGCATCCACGCGATCAGCAGGTCAGGCCAGGTCTGAGTCGGTCCCGATGCCCGACGAATGCCAAAGCCGTGTCCACCCTTTTCAAAACTGTGTAATTCAACTGGCACCTTTGCCTGAAGCAGTGCAGTGACGAATTCGAGGCTATTTTGCGGGATGACGGCTCCGTCGTCATTGGCCAGCGCCACAAAAGTGGGCGGTGTCTGCGCTGTTACGTGAAGGGCATTGGAAAACTGTTTCTCCATGGAGGGTTCGGGATCGGTGCCGAGCAACTGGGTTCGACTGCCCATGTGGGTGACATCCGGGTGCATGGAAATCACGGGATACAGCAGGATCATGAAATCGGGTCGCGCGGATACCGCATCCAGCTGATCCCTGACCGGGTAACTTTGCCGCTCAAACTGTGTTCCAAGGGTTGAGGCGAGGTGTCCACCAGCGGAAAAGCCCATCACGCCAATGCGTTGTGAGTCGATTCCCCAATCTTCTGCGTGGTAGCGAATGGTTCGCAGGGCGCGCTGCGCATCCTGCAACGGCACCCATGAGCGGTTGTCGTGACCCTCTCCCGGCAGCCGGTAGCTCAGCACAAATGCGGTGATGCCATCCTCATTGAGACGTTCTGCAATCACCACACCTTCATGATCGTAGGCGAGATAGCGGTAGCCTCCACCCGGACAAATCAGAACCGCTGTTCCATTGGGGGTTTCGGGCCGAAAGACCTCAAGCTGCGGAGTCTGAATCTGGCTCAGCACGCGATTGTGTTCATTGGGATTGGTGGAACGCTCCTCTGTCATCAGTTCTAGCGCAAGTTTTTCACTTCCGGGGGCTTGCTCCGGCCAGATGTGGAGAAACGAGGAATCGGCAACGATCAAGCTTGTGGGGAGCAGGGTCAGGACAAGTAGGGATTGAATGTTCATGGAAGCTTTGTCTGTTCGAATGCGGCAAAAAAAATCGGGGTCACACCCCCATAGAAATGACCCCGACCGAATACGCGAAGCGTATTTTATTGTTTTGGTTTGAATAAGTAGAATTGAATTCTGAAGAGGCCGATGCCGAAGCGTCGGATTTCAGTGCGCATGAGACTTTGCCCATGGCATGAATTCAATAGACTGAAAAATTGTGCAATCTTTCGAGAGAAAGTTCGCTTGACTGTTAAGTCGGTCGCAGGGCAGTCATGGATTAGACTGTGCCCTGCGGTGGCAGTTTCCTGGCATCTCCGCTGTTCTGTTTTGCAGAGAACGGCTTTGCTTTATGACATCGAGTCAAATTGAAGGATCCCGAGATCCATCAGGGCCTGCTTGACATCGGCGGCCTGAGAGCTGGTGGAGGCTTTTGTATCGCGCCAGATGATTTTGCCATCCTGGATCAGGTAGGCCTGACGGGAAAACCAGCCGCGACCAAAGGCATTTGATACGGATTTGTCTTCATCGGCGATCAGGTCAAAGGGCAACTGGTGTTTATCCATGAAATCGCGTTGGGCTTCGGCGGAGTCATAGCTGACACCAAATACCTTGACCCCCTTGGCGGTGAGTTCCTCGAAGGAATCCCGAAGGCTGCAGGCCTGAGCCGTACATCCAGGAGTGTCTGCCTTGGGATAAAAAAAGACGAGTGTGATGCCCTCGGCAAAAACAGCTCCCAAATCAATGGTATCTCCGTTTTGCAGGGTGGCATTGAGGGCGGGAGCATCGGCTCCGACCGCGAGTTCGTCGGCGCAGCCGAAATTGAAGAAGTTGAACATGGACAGGATGAGAATGAATTTTAAGGGTTTCATGATGATTGTTATGTGCAGAGTGAATCTGGAATGCAGGATTTTGCAATGATGCTGAAACGAGTCTGACTGCTGAAAGCTGTGATCAGTTCCTGCGTTTGACAAAGCGGTAGTGCGAAATGCCCCATTCGCGTCCGTCGCCGTAGGCAAACAGCTCGGAACAGGCGAGCAGGAACATGCGCCAGCGCATCAACCAACGCGTGACCTCACCGTAGTGTTCCCGGAAGATCTCTGAAATGGGCTCGACGTTGCCGTTGAGGCGCTCCAGCCAGGCTTCGAGGGTTTGCGTGTAATGCTTTCCGTTGAGTTTCCAATCCTGCTCGATCAGCAGGTGTTCGCTGAAGTGGGAAAAGAGGTCGTGGGATGGCATGGTGCCTCCGGTGAAAAAGGAATTGGACATCCAGTCGTTGGGGTCGCTGGCTTCGTAGGTGTAGGCCAATTCCCGGTGAGAAAATACGTGAACAAAGGCCTTTCCGTCGTCTTTCAACCACTTTGCCATGCGCTGAAAGAGGGCTTCATAATTGCGCATGTGTTCGAGCATTTCAATGGAGACAATGCGGTCAAACTGACTCTTGGGTTTAAACGTAACGATGTTTTCGGTGAGAACTTCCAGGTTGCTCAGCCCCCGTTCATTCGCCCGTGAACGGATGTAGGCCGCCTGTGTCTGCGAATTGGAGACGGCAAGGATGTGACTTTTGGGGAAACGCTCCGCCGCCCAGAGTGAGAACGACCCCCAGCCGCACCCCATTTCAAGAATGGTTTGTCCATCCTCCAGCTCGGCACGTTCGGCTACGAGCTGAAGCGAGGCCAACTCGGCCTTTTCGAGCGTCGTAACGCCCTCCGGCCAGTAGCAGCCACTGTATTTCATGCGCGGGCCGAGAATGAGTTGGTAGAACTCCGTGGGTACCTGATAGTGCTGATCATTGGCCTCGTCAGTGGCGATGGCGATCGGGCTTTCCCGTAGGTGTTGCACCAGCATGGCTTTGGCGTTGCTGCCTTTCTGATGTTCGATGCGAAGCTTGTGTTTGAGCTTCTGACGGATACCGATGCGGATCAGCCAGAGGGGAATGATGCCGGACTCGGCAAGGGTGGTTGCATTCATGATGATGGTATAAAGAAGTTGCTCGGTGCTGCGGTTGGGATGGGTTGCATGCAGGGGCTGATTTAGGACTGGGTTGTAGTTTCGGACTTTGGGAACCAGGGGAAAAATGCGGAAGTCTCGCGCTGGTATTGTCGGTAGGATTCACCGCGTTTTCGAATCGCCTGGGCCTCAGTGGGAGGAATACCTGTCATTTTCAGAATCAGGAACAGCATGATAAGCGGTGCTGCCAGTGCCGGGAAAAAGGCGGAACTTCCCCAGGTAATGGAAGGGAAAGCGAGCCAGAAGATCCATTCGAAGAAGTAGTTCGGGTGGCGGGAGTAACGCCAGAGTCCGGATTTGCATACCTTGCCCTGATTTTTGGGGTTTGCCTTGAAGCGACGCAGCTGGCGGTCGGCCAGTGTTTCGCCACTGATGGCGATGATAGCGATCACGACGGCGATCCAGTCATTTGCGCTCCAGGCAGATTTTGCGCTGTGCATCGCCAGCAGGGGTGGGATCGAAAAGAAAAACGCAGCAGCTGCCTGAATCATGAAAAATCCGAACAACTTGGGTGAGCGCTCACCTCCCCATTGTTTCTTGATCTCCTGATAACGCCCGTCCTCAGGTTCTGTCGCGATGCGAATGAGCAGGTGTGTTCCAAGGCGCAATGACCAAATCGCAATCAGAACAAAACCCAGCAATTGAGGGCCGATTGGCATTCCAAGGATGAGGAAGTAGCCTAGGGACAACACTCCTATGCTATAGGCCCAGACGACGTCAACCCAGGCGGCATTGTGGATGCGGACGCAGACGATCCAGGCGATGATCATGATCGCGAATGCAGTGAGTGCACCAGCGATGAGAGTATGGGTGATGGTGTCGATCATAGGGTGTGGATTTGCTGATTGTGTTGGGGGACTGCATCAACCGCTGTGCGGGAAATGCGGGAATCATCGTTGCTGTGCAGGGAGTTCTCATATGCGTAGTCCAGGGTGTTGGGACTCGCATAGACCAGCTGGGCAACCTGAATGTGGCGGGTGTCAAATCCCGCTTCGCAGTAGGCGAAGTAGAAGTTCCATTTGCGGTCAAACGCATCGTCAAATCCCAGTTGTCTTCGAGACTGTTCGGTGGCATTGAACTGCTCGCGCCACTGGCGCAGCGTAGCGGCATAGTGAGTGCCAAAAGTTTCGAGGTGCTGCAGATCCCAGTCACTGCTTCGCCGCACTGCCTTGTGCAGGCTGTCAATCGAAGGCAGGTGGCCGCCCGGGAAGATGTGCTTGCGAATGTAGTCCACGTGCCTGCGGTAGCGTTCATAGCGCGAATCGGGGGAGAGGATGACCTGCAAGCCGAGTATGCCGTGAGGTCGGAGCAGGCGGGCACACTGTTTGAAGTAGTGATTGAGATGCTCGTGTCCGACGGCTTCCAGCATTTCAATGGATGCAATGCGATCAAATTGGCCCCGAATGTCGCGATAGTCCTGCAATCGTATCTCGATTTGTGCTTCAAGGCCATGCTCACGGATCTGTTCCAGCACATAAGCATGCTGACGCTCAGACAGGGTAAGCGTGGTAACCCGGCAACCGTAGTGGCGTGCGGCATGCAATGCAAAACCTCCCCAGCCCGAACCGATTTCCAGCAAATGGTGTTCGGACTTCAGGTTGAGCTTGCGGCAAAGGCGGTCGTATTTTTCTTCCTGTGCATGCTGCAGGGATTGTTCGGGATCTGTGAAATAGGCAGAGGAGTAGGTCATGCTGGGGTCGAGGAATAGTTGGTAGAATGCATTGCCCAGATCGTAGTGAGCGTGAATGTTCCTGCGGCTCTGTGAACGGGTATTGCTGCGAAAGCGATGCAGGAGTTGATCCGCTGCCAGCGCAAGCTTGCGGGCAAGGGAGAGCAGGGGCTGCGATGCTGGGTTTTGAAAATAGGGTTCGTTGAGGATCAGGAGCTTCAAGAATCCGCTGAGGTTATCCGTATCCCATTGCCCCGCTATGTAGCTCTCGCCCAGACCAATGTCGGTCTGCAGCACGACACGCTTGAAAAATTCAGAATCGTGTACGGTGACCTGAATCAGGGGTTGTGAGTCCGGTGACCCGATCCGGAAATGGCTGCCATCAGGCAGCTGCAGGGATAGCTGCCCGATCTGCATGCGGCGCAGCGTTTGCAACAAGAGGGATTGACAGGTATGATTCATGGCTTGGATGCGGTTTGCAGCGTTAGGTTTTTAGACGACGAGCTTGTTGCTGCTCGCAGATCTGCGCGGAAGGTAGTGGCGTGTGTGAGTTTGCAGTTCAGGGTGATCGGACTTGGCGCGGACAGGCACCTTTTTCAAGAACAGCAGCAGGGCATGCCAGTGGATCGCTGCAATCACCTGTAGGGTGACTGCAGGAAAGCGCAGGGTCTGCAGCAACAGTTCGCGCGTGCACAACTCCCTTCGTTTTCCGCGCATACCACTTCGGAAGAAGATGCCCTCGGCATCTGATTCGTGGATATGGATGTCCAGTGCATCGTCTGGAAAGCGCAGGTTAAAATGCAGTTGGGTATCGAGGTCGCTGAAGGGTGAAATGTAGAAGTGTTTATCCTGCACGTCCCGCACCCGCTGATGGCGGTGTGACTGCGCATCGATGGAGTAGAGCTTCTGCTCGTTGAAGGTGTTGGCAACCTCGGCCACAATTGCTGCGGGGTCTCCATTTGCGTCGCTGACGAAATAGAAGGTTACCGGATTAAATTGATAGCCGAGTGTGCGCAGATTGGTGAGCATTTGAATGCGACCAATCGGCTGACTGAAGCCCCGGGAGTGCAGAAACGCAGTCACATTCTCCTTCACGGTCGCTTTGCCAAAATCGAGGTGATCTTCGACGCGAAGGGAGTAGAGCGCATAGCGATTTTCCGAGATCAAAGGATTTTGGACCAAACGGTCCCATTCGTCGAGATCGATGCAGAAGGTGAACATGCGGTAGCGGAAAGCATGCACTCTGGGGCGACGGCGGTCGTGATAGATGTCACAGAGATAGAGGCAGGACTTCATGGTGATTTCCCATGCGTTCTTTGAGTTCATTCACGACCCTGAGTCCGGAAACATGTGCGTCTTCATGAAATCCGTAGCGAAAATAGCTGCCGCAGTACAAAATGCGGCTGTTGCGGTTGAGTGCGGGAAGATCCCGCTGTGCCTGCATGGCATCCGAAGTGAAACTTGGATGATGGTAGGTTTGACTCCAGTGTATCTTACCTGGATCAATGTTCCCTTGATAATCAATGCTCACGATGAATGGATCGTGAGTGCACAGCGGTTGCAGTTGATTCATCCAGTAATGGGTTGATGCATTGGGATGTCCATTGTCGTTGGTGCCATCGATGCGATAGTTCCAACTTGCCCATGCTCTTCGGAGGGGTGGGAGCACTGAGGTGTCAGAGTGCAGAACTGCGGTGTTACGCGTGTAGGTGAATTGGGAAAGCAGGCTGCTTTCAAGCTCGGTAGGATTGTGGAGCAGAGCGAGGGCTTCATCCGCGTGGGTTGCGATGACCACAATGTCAAAGTGTTGTTCGATTCCATCATCGTGCAGCAGGCTGACCGTTTGATTGCCATTGCGGCGCACACCCGTGATCCCTGCATTGACAATGGGTGGGCGGACTAGTGTTGCGAGCATGCGGTCCCGATACTGACGGCTACCGCCGCGAAGGGTTTTCCACTGAAACTGCTGTCCCACTCCAAGCAGACCGTGGTTGGCCATGAAACGGAACAGGGACTTGGCGGGGTATTCCTCGATCAGCGTGTTGTGAGTCGACCAGATCGCAGAGGCCATGGGGTAGACGAATTGGGAAGCCACGTTCTGCGGGGTACGATGCAGGTTGAAAAACTCCCGAATGGTGAGGTTGTCCGGTGCCGTTTCTCCCATGGCGAGGAAAGCGTTCGCATCTTTGAAAAAGGTCAGGATGCCCCGGATCATGTTCCAGTGTGATACTGAGAGCAGGCGACTGCGCTGAGCAAAAAATCCATTGAAGCCCGAAGCCGAGTAGCATGCCTTGGTGCGGGAGTCATGCACGCCGAAGGACATATCGGTTGGGTAGGGGTCTACTCCAAGTTCATCAAAGAGTCGGTTGAGGTTGGGGTAGGTGATGTCGTTGTAAACCATGAAACCGGTGTCGACAGGGATGCTGCGACCCGTTTGGTCCCGTACATCGACCGTGTTGGTATGGCCACCGGGAGTCGGGTTCTTCTCAAACAGAGTGATGTCGTAGTGATCCCTGAGATAATAGGCGACGGTCATGCCTGCGATACCACTGCCGACGACTGCGATGCGTTTATTCATATTTTAGGAATGCATGGAAAAGTTATTTCTAAACTTATGCAAAATATGAACAAATCAAGCTAAAGTTGAAAAAATCTGATAAATTGAAGGTAGTTACGGAGTTTTGTTTAATTAAGTCTAGATTTATGGAGTTGCCTTTTAGGTAAAACGACCGAACGGTTTGAGCGATGGCTATGGATGATATTCGCGAAAAAGCGTGGATTGGAGATGCGGTGCTTGCCCTGTGGGCGAGGGGCAGAATCCTGCAGCAACCAGACATTCGTCCCGAGGACCGAACAGAGGTTTTTGTCGCGATGACCTCCAATCGTTTTCTGGCGGCTTTGGGAGATCCCACGCGCATGGAAGCGCGCATTGGGGAGGTTTATGAACAGGAGGGTTTGCACGCCGCCTTTGCCTGGATGGATGCCAATCTGTTTCCCGTCTTTCAACGCCAGTGGAATAACCTGCGCAAACGTCATCCGGGGTCCCGGCGCTAAGCCAGCAATCCCGCATGCCTTTTGAAGCTGAGGGGCAATATGCCTGCACAGGGTGCGGTGCGTGATGCACTGAGGGTGGAAGCTTACAGCTCCCGATGACTGCTTGGGGCATTCAGCGTTGGAAACTGCCTTTCCTACACGCTGAATCCTTCGCGCGTGAGCGGAAGCTTGCGGATGCGTTTGCCTGTGGCTTGAAAAATGGCGTTGCAGACTGCCGGCCCGAGCGGGGGAAGCGCGGGTTCGCCGAGTCCGGTTGCGGGAAAATCGCTCTCGATCATGTGAACTTCGATCTGCGGTTGTTCGCCGATGCGCAGAAGGGAGTAGTCGTGAAAGTTGCTTTGATCCACAACTCCGTTGCTGAACGTTACGGACTGTCCAAGGATGGCACTGTAACCGTCGACAATCGATCCTTCGATCTGGTTTTCCGCTCCTGATTTGTTCAGGATGGTGCCGACATCGCCCGCAACGACCACGCGATGCAGTTTGAGTGTTCGTCCTTCACTGACGCTGACCTCGGCGACTTCCGCAAAATGACCTTTGTGGCTGAGATAAAAGGCGATGCCGCGCCCGTGTCCTTCCGGCAGCGGTTCTCCCCAGTTGCCTTTTTCCGCAGCGAGGCGGAGCACTGCCTTTGCACGGCCCGTGTGCAGGGCATCAAGGTTGCCTTCATCGAGCCATCGGTCTTCTCCCATGAGTTCGAGCAGAAATTCCAGGTGATCTCGTCCGGCAGCAGTGGAAAGTTCATGCAGGAACCCCTGGATGACCCACGCGAGGGTGCAGGAACCGGGTGCTCGCCACCAGCCACACGGGATGCGCAGGTCATAGCGTGTCTCCTGCAGTTCCACATTGGGCAGTACGGGGTAGGGGAAAAGGTATGCCCCCATTCCACCGCCGCGCACGGTCTGGTCGGGTTGTCCGTGTGGGTGAAAGGTGATGAAATGTCCCTTCCAGCCGCTGAGTTTGCCCTGCTTGCTGAGAGTGCCTTCCACCTTGTGGAATCCTCCGACGCGATAAAAATCGTGAGCCATATCCTGCTCGCGCGTCCAGATCAGCTTAACCGGGTATGGAACACGCTCTGCAATGGCGGCGACTTCACAGACGACATCATTGATCAATTTTCGACCAAATCCACCTCCGATGCGCAGTTGATGGACCTTTACCTGGGATGATTCAATCTCCGTGACAGTGGCCACCTCACCGGGGATGCTCTGGGGGGTCTGTGAGGGCGCCCAGATTTCCATGATGCCGTCGTGGTAGTGGGCCAGGCAGTTCATGGGTTCGAGGCAAGCATG
Coding sequences within:
- a CDS encoding molybdopterin cofactor-binding domain-containing protein — its product is MNNPSISFRPGIDLPEVVASAQSGELVIVNLSLDRRRFLKLSGLATSGLLLAFGTLVPQRSGATEQADEVAGAAPDSPHFAPNGYLTLSPDGSIVIVAVTPEIGQGVKTAFPMVVAEELDVDWDAVTVVQSEIDFERYGPQFAGGSMGTPIHFDRLRKAGATARAMLVAAAAERWQVDPEACKTSRAEVLHPHTNERLSYAEICLDAGKQPVPENVSFKDRKDYQILGKWKPGVDNHAIVTGQPLFGYDQQLPDMRYAMYVKCPATGGIAIDANLDAIRAARGIEDAFILSAKGADHQLLSGVAIIGESSWAVMSAANQLQVKWDRSQACNDTWSEFVDRAQEDFQKGGSITHSSGDFSAAQADAHQHIVSEYSYEFAAHACLEPMNCLAHYHDGIMEIWAPSQTPQSIPGEVATVTEIESSQVKVHQLRIGGGFGRKLINDVVCEVAAIAERVPYPVKLIWTREQDMAHDFYRVGGFHKVEGTLSKQGKLSGWKGHFITFHPHGQPDQTVRGGGMGAYLFPYPVLPNVELQETRYDLRIPCGWWRAPGSCTLAWVIQGFLHELSTAAGRDHLEFLLELMGEDRWLDEGNLDALHTGRAKAVLRLAAEKGNWGEPLPEGHGRGIAFYLSHKGHFAEVAEVSVSEGRTLKLHRVVVAGDVGTILNKSGAENQIEGSIVDGYSAILGQSVTFSNGVVDQSNFHDYSLLRIGEQPQIEVHMIESDFPATGLGEPALPPLGPAVCNAIFQATGKRIRKLPLTREGFSV
- a CDS encoding class I SAM-dependent methyltransferase yields the protein MNATTLAESGIIPLWLIRIGIRQKLKHKLRIEHQKGSNAKAMLVQHLRESPIAIATDEANDQHYQVPTEFYQLILGPRMKYSGCYWPEGVTTLEKAELASLQLVAERAELEDGQTILEMGCGWGSFSLWAAERFPKSHILAVSNSQTQAAYIRSRANERGLSNLEVLTENIVTFKPKSQFDRIVSIEMLEHMRNYEALFQRMAKWLKDDGKAFVHVFSHRELAYTYEASDPNDWMSNSFFTGGTMPSHDLFSHFSEHLLIEQDWKLNGKHYTQTLEAWLERLNGNVEPISEIFREHYGEVTRWLMRWRMFLLACSELFAYGDGREWGISHYRFVKRRN
- a CDS encoding DUF1365 domain-containing protein, which encodes MKSCLYLCDIYHDRRRPRVHAFRYRMFTFCIDLDEWDRLVQNPLISENRYALYSLRVEDHLDFGKATVKENVTAFLHSRGFSQPIGRIQMLTNLRTLGYQFNPVTFYFVSDANGDPAAIVAEVANTFNEQKLYSIDAQSHRHQRVRDVQDKHFYISPFSDLDTQLHFNLRFPDDALDIHIHESDAEGIFFRSGMRGKRRELCTRELLLQTLRFPAVTLQVIAAIHWHALLLFLKKVPVRAKSDHPELQTHTRHYLPRRSASSNKLVV
- a CDS encoding peroxiredoxin, producing the protein MKPLKFILILSMFNFFNFGCADELAVGADAPALNATLQNGDTIDLGAVFAEGITLVFFYPKADTPGCTAQACSLRDSFEELTAKGVKVFGVSYDSAEAQRDFMDKHQLPFDLIADEDKSVSNAFGRGWFSRQAYLIQDGKIIWRDTKASTSSQAADVKQALMDLGILQFDSMS
- a CDS encoding cyclopropane-fatty-acyl-phospholipid synthase family protein, with translation MNHTCQSLLLQTLRRMQIGQLSLQLPDGSHFRIGSPDSQPLIQVTVHDSEFFKRVVLQTDIGLGESYIAGQWDTDNLSGFLKLLILNEPYFQNPASQPLLSLARKLALAADQLLHRFRSNTRSQSRRNIHAHYDLGNAFYQLFLDPSMTYSSAYFTDPEQSLQHAQEEKYDRLCRKLNLKSEHHLLEIGSGWGGFALHAARHYGCRVTTLTLSERQHAYVLEQIREHGLEAQIEIRLQDYRDIRGQFDRIASIEMLEAVGHEHLNHYFKQCARLLRPHGILGLQVILSPDSRYERYRRHVDYIRKHIFPGGHLPSIDSLHKAVRRSSDWDLQHLETFGTHYAATLRQWREQFNATEQSRRQLGFDDAFDRKWNFYFAYCEAGFDTRHIQVAQLVYASPNTLDYAYENSLHSNDDSRISRTAVDAVPQHNQQIHTL
- a CDS encoding DUF1295 domain-containing protein, which gives rise to MIDTITHTLIAGALTAFAIMIIAWIVCVRIHNAAWVDVVWAYSIGVLSLGYFLILGMPIGPQLLGFVLIAIWSLRLGTHLLIRIATEPEDGRYQEIKKQWGGERSPKLFGFFMIQAAAAFFFSIPPLLAMHSAKSAWSANDWIAVVIAIIAISGETLADRQLRRFKANPKNQGKVCKSGLWRYSRHPNYFFEWIFWLAFPSITWGSSAFFPALAAPLIMLFLILKMTGIPPTEAQAIRKRGESYRQYQRETSAFFPWFPKSETTTQS
- a CDS encoding alpha/beta hydrolase, with the protein product MNIQSLLVLTLLPTSLIVADSSFLHIWPEQAPGSEKLALELMTEERSTNPNEHNRVLSQIQTPQLEVFRPETPNGTAVLICPGGGYRYLAYDHEGVVIAERLNEDGITAFVLSYRLPGEGHDNRSWVPLQDAQRALRTIRYHAEDWGIDSQRIGVMGFSAGGHLASTLGTQFERQSYPVRDQLDAVSARPDFMILLYPVISMHPDVTHMGSRTQLLGTDPEPSMEKQFSNALHVTAQTPPTFVALANDDGAVIPQNSLEFVTALLQAKVPVELHSFEKGGHGFGIRRASGPTQTWPDLLIAWMRDRGL
- a CDS encoding ribonuclease III domain-containing protein, with product MAMDDIREKAWIGDAVLALWARGRILQQPDIRPEDRTEVFVAMTSNRFLAALGDPTRMEARIGEVYEQEGLHAAFAWMDANLFPVFQRQWNNLRKRHPGSRR
- a CDS encoding FAD-dependent oxidoreductase, coding for MNKRIAVVGSGIAGMTVAYYLRDHYDITLFEKNPTPGGHTNTVDVRDQTGRSIPVDTGFMVYNDITYPNLNRLFDELGVDPYPTDMSFGVHDSRTKACYSASGFNGFFAQRSRLLSVSHWNMIRGILTFFKDANAFLAMGETAPDNLTIREFFNLHRTPQNVASQFVYPMASAIWSTHNTLIEEYPAKSLFRFMANHGLLGVGQQFQWKTLRGGSRQYRDRMLATLVRPPIVNAGITGVRRNGNQTVSLLHDDGIEQHFDIVVIATHADEALALLHNPTELESSLLSQFTYTRNTAVLHSDTSVLPPLRRAWASWNYRIDGTNDNGHPNASTHYWMNQLQPLCTHDPFIVSIDYQGNIDPGKIHWSQTYHHPSFTSDAMQAQRDLPALNRNSRILYCGSYFRYGFHEDAHVSGLRVVNELKERMGNHHEVLPLSL